The Candidatus Krumholzibacteriota bacterium DNA segment GATGCCGCGATGCGTCATCTTCTGGAGGGCGTTGACGCAGTGGATCGGGGGGCTGGGGATACTGACCTTCTTTCTGGCGATACGGTCTAGAGGAGCGGGATCTCACTGGCTGTTCGGCGCTGAGAGCCACAAGATCGATCTGGGCCGCCCCGTGCCGGGTCTCGCGAACACGCTGGCCATCCTCTGGTTCATATATTCAGGATTCACCGCGGCGACCCTTCTGGGGTTGTGGGCCACGGGGATGTCTTTTTTCGACAGCGTCTGCCACAGCTTCACAGCCCTTTCTACCGGTGGATTCTCTCCCCACGATGCCAGCATCGAATACTATCAGCTGGCCGGGTTCAGGCATTATATACTGATCGAATATATACTGATCATTGGAATGATCCTCGGCGGTACCAATTTTCTCATCCATTACCGCGTTCTCAAGGGCCGTCCGAAGGCGCTTTATGACAATATGGAGATGAGGTACTGGTGGGGTTTCATCGGGATATTCATCATTATCATATTTATGGAGAAGTATATCGATGCCGGTGCGCAGGCGCGCGCTGGATTGACGGCGTTGGAGGAATCTTTCAGGGCGACAGCTTTCCAGGTCGTCTCGGTGATCACGACGACCGGTTTCGGGACGCGCGACATAGGATCCTCGGTGTTCGGATCTGTCGCGAGGCAGCTCTTTCTCGTCATGATGGTCATAGGCGGATGCGTCGGATCGACAGGTGGGGGGATCAAGGTCCTGAGGATCGGGATC contains these protein-coding regions:
- a CDS encoding TrkH family potassium uptake protein, translating into MVVFGAGHASDLKLIYAFALPIILSAGAGVLLHWSFRTDTINNTHAMLICSVGWLVFSAVGAIPYVIAIGSSFIDGFFEAMSGFTTTGITMYTGLDEMPRCVIFWRALTQWIGGLGILTFFLAIRSRGAGSHWLFGAESHKIDLGRPVPGLANTLAILWFIYSGFTAATLLGLWATGMSFFDSVCHSFTALSTGGFSPHDASIEYYQLAGFRHYILIEYILIIGMILGGTNFLIHYRVLKGRPKALYDNMEMRYWWGFIGIFIIIIFMEKYIDAGAQARAGLTALEESFRATAFQVVSVITTTGFGTRDIGSSVFGSVARQLFLVMMVIGGCVGSTGGGIKVLRIGILVQIIRREVFRLRTPHLAVSAVVVDGKRVETDEISRVSGLFFTWIVFLVIGGLCTALLSRYDAIQSCSGMFSALGNIGPCYIPYQEMGQLNPLIKIVYIIGMLAGRLEILPVLLLFSGKAWRMG